Proteins found in one Pontibacter sp. SGAir0037 genomic segment:
- a CDS encoding PorV/PorQ family protein, producing MPNFTLRLLWSVCLLFLWSAASAQVSTPKYSNEFLHVGVGARALGMGNVQAALADDATAGYWNPAGLLRLQNRYNIGLMHSELFAGIAKNDFASFAMPLDSSSALAVSVIRLGVDDIADTRRLQNEFGYIQYDSIRFFSVADYAMLVSYARKSNLIPGLQLGANAKIIYRNVGEFANAWGFGIDAGAQLQRGNWQFGLMAKDITTTFTAWTHNVEALEEAYLQTGNDLPQNTAELTLPRVVLGVGKSFRFNDKFTALLATDIDFTFDGKRNVLLKSDVVSVDPHVGLELAYANTVFVRGGFNNYQETKNFDGGYTKRMQPNFGVGFKSYGFHVDLAMSRVSDSESNSISSINTSSVIVSLGYSFN from the coding sequence ATGCCGAATTTTACCCTCCGATTGCTGTGGTCGGTATGCCTGCTTTTCCTGTGGTCAGCCGCTTCAGCCCAAGTTTCAACTCCTAAGTACAGTAACGAATTTCTTCATGTAGGTGTAGGTGCGCGTGCCCTGGGTATGGGTAACGTGCAGGCTGCCCTGGCCGATGATGCCACGGCCGGCTACTGGAATCCGGCAGGTTTGCTTCGGCTGCAGAACCGATATAACATCGGGTTGATGCACTCTGAGCTTTTTGCCGGTATTGCCAAAAACGACTTTGCCAGCTTTGCCATGCCACTTGATTCGAGCAGCGCACTGGCAGTTTCTGTTATCCGCTTAGGCGTAGACGACATTGCAGATACCCGCCGGCTGCAGAATGAGTTCGGTTATATACAGTACGATAGCATCCGGTTTTTCTCAGTGGCAGATTATGCCATGTTGGTGTCATACGCCCGTAAGAGCAACCTGATACCTGGTTTGCAGCTGGGTGCCAATGCCAAAATTATTTACCGCAATGTGGGTGAGTTCGCCAATGCCTGGGGCTTTGGCATTGATGCCGGTGCGCAGTTGCAGCGTGGCAACTGGCAGTTTGGGCTAATGGCGAAAGATATTACCACCACCTTTACCGCCTGGACGCATAATGTGGAAGCGCTGGAGGAGGCGTATTTGCAGACAGGAAACGATTTGCCTCAGAATACAGCCGAACTAACATTGCCGCGTGTGGTGCTGGGGGTAGGTAAAAGCTTCCGCTTCAACGATAAGTTTACTGCGCTGTTGGCTACCGATATCGATTTTACATTTGACGGAAAGCGTAATGTTCTTCTTAAATCTGATGTAGTGTCAGTTGATCCGCATGTAGGTCTAGAGCTGGCTTATGCCAACACTGTGTTTGTGAGAGGAGGCTTTAATAATTACCAGGAAACAAAGAATTTCGATGGCGGCTATACAAAGCGCATGCAGCCTAACTTTGGCGTAGGCTTTAAAAGCTATGGCTTTCATGTCGACCTTGCCATGTCCAGAGTCAGCGACAGCGAAAGCAATTCTATTTCGAGCATCAACACATCTTCTGTCATAGTTTCTTTAGGATATTCCTTCAACTAA
- a CDS encoding PadR family transcriptional regulator: MKVENTQVQMRKGILEFCILEIIARGEVYASDMLEELTAAKMIVVEGTLYPLLTRLKNAGLLDYSWVESTSGPPRKYYTLTESGRTFLEQLRETWSELVASTEYIIQNKKAK, translated from the coding sequence ATGAAAGTAGAAAACACACAAGTGCAGATGCGGAAGGGAATTCTGGAATTCTGCATACTGGAGATTATCGCTCGTGGTGAGGTATATGCATCTGACATGCTGGAAGAGCTTACAGCAGCAAAAATGATAGTAGTGGAGGGTACACTCTACCCTTTGCTTACCAGGCTAAAGAATGCTGGGCTTCTCGATTATAGTTGGGTAGAGTCTACCTCCGGACCACCAAGAAAATACTATACCCTCACGGAATCAGGCAGAACCTTTCTCGAACAACTCAGGGAAACATGGTCGGAACTGGTAGCCTCTACTGAATATATCATCCAAAACAAGAAAGCTAAGTAA
- a CDS encoding PspC domain-containing protein, with translation MKKNISINLQGIIFHIEEDGYEQLSRYLASIRTYFSNYEGHEEIISDIEARIAEIFSARLAPGKQVITQEDVQSLITQMGDVTDFELLDTAEEEIPHAAGAAASGAGTGDHAYTQGTSGPKRLYRDVNRKVVAGVCAGIASYLNVDSLWVRLLFVVLVIGIPFTHGFTSFGIVLYLILWIAMPQSSLLPETTVKKLFRDPEDKKIGGVASGIAKYFGVDVAVVRILFLASVFLGGFGLMIYIVIWIAVPEAVTLTERMQMQGNPVTLSGIEQTLKDNLNMKDSNGEESTFARLILLPIRLISQIFSWLGRTLGPILAFLITFIRVAAGVILLIISIGFTIALFTTFFAGLGLIDEPQNFMLGDYPASILLEGFPRLGLVTGFLVGLIPVAFLWILSIALISKQFFLRQIVGWSMFAVWLVSLFTMIAIIMMYTQNFRRTGEIESTKSFNVDRYNTVTLDAFDTSLDYSRVDIELQSHTGNALEVVQRVSAKGKDEADARQNAQMVSYRMLQKDSVIRFDNTFEYKKGAALREQKVNLLLMLPQNKPLRLTSNFLYLLPNAVFDVEYSREKVLRNTWQAKGAYLTCLTCEADTLDQENSTEYAEGFSETVGSAGSVLLALDEYNKNEKVFEVRDFDAIDIRGMFHVQIRQGRDYDVRVHADNEQLEKINVEQDGNELVIETKQRYSNIFSSKDPILVQITVPDLNSLQLSGAVKADVGRLEVSDLELSLSGATKAAMNVSADRIRADISGASHTSFAGRANHFELDASGASKIDAANMISENVRLSASGACDANVYANNSLEVDASGGSSITYGGNPGSVQTDVSGASKVKRK, from the coding sequence ATGAAAAAGAATATAAGCATCAACTTGCAAGGCATCATCTTCCATATAGAAGAGGATGGATATGAGCAGCTGAGCAGATACCTGGCCTCCATCCGAACCTATTTCTCCAACTATGAAGGCCATGAGGAAATTATTTCGGACATCGAAGCGCGTATAGCTGAGATCTTCTCTGCCCGGCTTGCACCTGGCAAACAGGTTATTACCCAGGAAGATGTGCAGTCGCTGATTACACAAATGGGCGATGTAACAGATTTTGAATTATTAGACACGGCCGAAGAAGAGATACCGCACGCGGCCGGTGCTGCAGCTTCCGGAGCCGGAACAGGCGATCATGCCTATACACAAGGCACAAGTGGTCCTAAGAGGCTTTACCGCGATGTAAACCGCAAAGTAGTTGCAGGGGTTTGCGCCGGCATTGCCAGTTACCTGAATGTGGATAGTCTTTGGGTGCGCCTGCTGTTTGTGGTATTGGTGATAGGTATTCCGTTTACACACGGCTTCACCAGCTTTGGCATTGTTCTTTACCTTATTCTCTGGATCGCCATGCCGCAAAGCTCGCTGTTGCCCGAAACAACTGTGAAAAAGCTTTTCCGTGACCCGGAAGATAAAAAGATCGGCGGCGTAGCCAGTGGCATTGCCAAATACTTTGGTGTTGATGTGGCTGTGGTACGTATTCTGTTCCTGGCATCGGTCTTTCTGGGAGGCTTTGGTTTAATGATTTACATCGTTATCTGGATTGCTGTGCCCGAGGCCGTTACTTTAACAGAGCGGATGCAGATGCAGGGGAATCCTGTTACACTCTCAGGAATTGAGCAGACCCTGAAAGATAACCTGAACATGAAAGACAGCAACGGTGAGGAAAGCACCTTTGCCAGATTAATTCTACTGCCCATACGCCTTATATCGCAAATTTTCAGTTGGCTGGGCAGAACACTTGGTCCCATTCTGGCCTTCCTGATCACTTTTATCCGGGTGGCGGCCGGTGTTATACTACTCATTATTTCGATTGGCTTTACCATTGCCCTGTTTACGACCTTCTTTGCCGGACTAGGCCTTATTGATGAACCACAAAATTTTATGTTAGGTGACTATCCGGCCTCCATTTTACTGGAGGGCTTTCCCCGGCTCGGACTGGTTACAGGTTTTCTGGTGGGGCTGATTCCGGTTGCCTTCTTATGGATACTGAGCATTGCCCTTATTTCCAAACAGTTCTTCCTGCGCCAGATTGTAGGCTGGTCCATGTTTGCGGTGTGGCTGGTAAGTTTATTCACCATGATAGCCATTATTATGATGTACACCCAGAACTTCAGAAGAACCGGTGAAATAGAGTCTACCAAATCTTTTAATGTAGACCGTTACAACACAGTTACACTGGATGCTTTCGACACCAGCCTGGACTACAGCAGAGTGGATATAGAACTGCAAAGCCATACCGGAAACGCGTTGGAGGTAGTTCAGCGGGTAAGCGCCAAGGGAAAAGATGAAGCTGATGCACGCCAGAACGCCCAGATGGTTAGCTACCGGATGCTGCAGAAAGATTCTGTCATCCGTTTCGATAACACGTTTGAGTACAAAAAAGGAGCAGCACTAAGGGAGCAAAAGGTAAACCTCTTGCTCATGCTTCCTCAGAACAAACCACTGCGCCTGACCAGCAACTTTTTATACTTGTTACCGAACGCAGTGTTTGATGTAGAGTACAGCCGTGAAAAAGTATTACGCAACACCTGGCAGGCTAAAGGCGCTTACCTAACCTGCCTTACCTGCGAAGCTGACACGCTGGACCAGGAAAACTCAACTGAGTATGCCGAAGGATTTTCTGAAACAGTTGGGAGCGCCGGAAGTGTTTTACTTGCGCTGGATGAGTACAATAAAAACGAGAAAGTGTTTGAAGTAAGAGATTTTGACGCAATTGATATCAGAGGCATGTTCCATGTGCAGATCCGTCAGGGTAGAGATTATGATGTGCGTGTTCATGCCGACAACGAGCAACTGGAGAAAATCAATGTTGAGCAAGACGGTAATGAACTGGTTATAGAAACCAAGCAGCGGTATAGCAATATCTTCAGCAGCAAAGACCCGATTTTGGTTCAGATTACCGTACCGGATCTTAACAGCCTGCAATTGAGTGGTGCTGTAAAAGCCGATGTGGGAAGGCTTGAGGTAAGTGACCTGGAATTATCTTTATCAGGTGCTACAAAAGCAGCCATGAACGTTAGCGCCGATAGAATACGAGCTGATATTTCAGGCGCCTCCCATACTTCGTTTGCAGGCAGGGCGAATCATTTTGAACTGGATGCTTCCGGAGCAAGCAAAATAGATGCAGCCAACATGATTTCAGAAAATGTAAGGCTTAGTGCTTCCGGTGCCTGCGATGCCAATGTGTATGCCAATAACTCTCTCGAAGTTGATGCCTCTGGAGGTAGTTCCATCACTTACGGTGGCAACCCAGGCTCTGTACAAACAGATGTTTCGGGTGCGAGCAAAGTAAAACGCAAATAA
- a CDS encoding CCA tRNA nucleotidyltransferase, whose product MDTVKLPEHPIFEVVAAAAAELGVDAYVIGGFVRDLVLKRPSKDIDVVCVGDGIALAELVAQKLPHKPKVSVFKNFGTAMLRAGEWEVEFVGARKESYRSESRKPEVEQGTLEDDLQRRDFTINALGISLNKHSYGELIDRFNGLKDLKRKILRTPLEPGITFSDDPLRMMRAIRFASQLNFDIDPDTFDAITDHKDRIKIVSQERITDELNKIVLSPVPSYGFKLLYAAQLLQLIFPKMAELQGVETINGNSHKDNFYHTLQVLDNVAQVSDDLWLRWAAIMHDIAKPDTKRFSPKVGWTFHGHEDRGARMLPKLFKDLKLPLNEHMKFVQKLVKLHLRPIALVKDTVTDSAIRRLLFEAGDDIDALMKLCRADITSKNDTKVKRYLQNFDKVEKRLVEVEESDKLRNFQPVITGEIIMETFDLKPSKTVGELKEMLTEAILEGTVKNEYDEAYAFLLEKGKELGLRHTHSSKN is encoded by the coding sequence ATGGATACAGTAAAATTACCAGAACACCCCATTTTTGAAGTAGTGGCCGCGGCAGCTGCCGAACTAGGAGTAGATGCTTATGTGATTGGCGGCTTTGTGCGGGACCTGGTACTGAAGCGCCCTTCCAAAGACATAGATGTGGTGTGTGTAGGTGATGGTATAGCCTTGGCTGAACTGGTCGCACAAAAGCTGCCGCACAAGCCAAAGGTGTCTGTGTTCAAAAATTTCGGAACAGCTATGCTGCGGGCCGGCGAGTGGGAAGTGGAGTTTGTCGGAGCCCGGAAAGAGTCTTACCGATCTGAGTCACGCAAGCCGGAGGTAGAGCAGGGAACGCTGGAAGATGATTTGCAGCGCCGTGATTTTACGATCAATGCCTTAGGCATCAGCCTGAACAAGCATAGTTACGGGGAGCTGATAGATCGGTTTAATGGGCTGAAGGATTTGAAACGCAAAATTCTTCGTACCCCTTTAGAGCCCGGTATTACTTTCTCGGATGATCCGCTGCGTATGATGCGTGCCATACGCTTTGCCAGCCAGTTAAACTTCGATATTGATCCGGATACCTTTGATGCCATTACAGATCATAAGGATCGCATAAAGATAGTATCGCAGGAGCGGATTACAGATGAGCTGAATAAAATTGTGCTTTCACCCGTGCCTTCTTATGGCTTTAAGCTTCTTTATGCTGCTCAGCTGCTCCAACTGATCTTTCCTAAAATGGCAGAGCTACAGGGTGTGGAAACAATCAACGGGAATTCGCATAAAGACAACTTTTACCACACGCTGCAGGTGCTGGATAATGTGGCGCAGGTTTCCGACGATTTGTGGCTCCGTTGGGCTGCTATTATGCATGACATAGCAAAACCAGACACCAAACGCTTTTCCCCGAAAGTAGGCTGGACCTTTCATGGCCATGAAGACCGTGGTGCGCGTATGCTGCCGAAACTCTTTAAAGACCTGAAGCTGCCCCTGAACGAGCACATGAAGTTTGTGCAAAAGCTGGTGAAGCTGCACCTGCGCCCTATTGCCCTGGTAAAAGATACCGTAACAGATTCTGCCATCAGGAGGTTGTTGTTTGAAGCCGGTGATGATATTGATGCGCTGATGAAGTTGTGCCGGGCAGATATTACCTCCAAAAACGACACAAAAGTAAAACGTTATCTGCAGAATTTTGATAAAGTGGAGAAGCGCCTGGTTGAGGTAGAGGAGAGTGATAAACTACGTAATTTTCAGCCGGTTATTACCGGAGAAATTATCATGGAGACCTTTGATCTGAAACCTTCTAAAACGGTAGGAGAGCTAAAAGAAATGCTTACAGAAGCTATACTGGAAGGAACTGTAAAAAATGAATATGACGAAGCCTATGCTTTCCTGCTCGAAAAGGGGAAAGAATTGGGGCTCCGCCATACGCATTCTTCAAAAAACTAA
- a CDS encoding L-threonylcarbamoyladenylate synthase, which translates to MSEKELIKAIQAAEEELLLGNTILYPTDTVWGIGCDAENGQAVRKIFAIKEREESKTMIVLVADTEMLQRYVEDIPAAFSELEEKQERPTTYVFPKAKNLPSEVIAADGSVAIRVVKDEFCLRLIRQVGRPIISTSANISGEPAAPSFKDVSDKVKERVDYIVTWRQDEQITAVPSRIIKIDPSGEHQVLRD; encoded by the coding sequence ATGAGCGAGAAAGAATTAATAAAAGCGATACAGGCAGCAGAGGAAGAACTGCTGCTGGGCAACACTATTCTTTACCCTACCGACACAGTATGGGGAATTGGCTGCGATGCTGAAAATGGACAGGCTGTACGTAAGATATTTGCAATAAAGGAGCGCGAAGAGTCTAAAACCATGATTGTTTTGGTAGCCGACACAGAAATGCTGCAACGGTACGTAGAAGATATACCCGCGGCTTTTTCTGAACTGGAAGAGAAGCAGGAGCGGCCAACAACCTATGTCTTTCCCAAAGCTAAAAATCTTCCCTCAGAAGTTATTGCTGCCGATGGATCTGTTGCTATCCGGGTTGTAAAAGATGAGTTCTGCCTGCGCCTGATCCGGCAGGTAGGCCGCCCGATTATTTCTACTTCGGCCAATATTAGCGGAGAGCCTGCCGCCCCATCTTTCAAAGATGTTTCTGATAAGGTAAAAGAGCGGGTAGATTATATTGTAACCTGGCGACAGGACGAGCAAATAACGGCCGTACCTTCCCGCATCATTAAAATAGATCCTAGCGGTGAGCACCAGGTGCTGCGGGATTAA
- the mce gene encoding methylmalonyl-CoA epimerase, producing the protein MINVEHIGIAVKDFSEANSLYFKLLGVEPYKTEYVESENVNTSFFKVGTTKIELLEGTTEDSAISKFIQKKGEGIHHIAFEVEDILAEMERLKQEGFQLLNECPKKGADNKLVCFVHPKSANGILIELTQEIR; encoded by the coding sequence ATGATTAATGTAGAGCACATAGGTATTGCAGTTAAAGATTTTTCTGAGGCAAATAGTCTGTATTTCAAACTACTGGGGGTGGAGCCCTATAAGACAGAGTATGTAGAGTCGGAGAATGTAAATACTTCTTTTTTTAAAGTTGGAACCACTAAAATAGAGCTTTTAGAGGGTACTACAGAAGATAGTGCAATCTCTAAATTTATTCAGAAAAAGGGAGAAGGCATTCACCATATTGCCTTCGAGGTAGAAGACATCTTAGCTGAAATGGAGCGCCTGAAACAGGAAGGCTTTCAGCTTCTGAATGAGTGCCCGAAAAAAGGGGCCGACAATAAGCTGGTGTGTTTCGTACATCCTAAAAGTGCGAACGGAATTTTAATTGAACTGACGCAGGAAATACGTTAA
- a CDS encoding IscS subfamily cysteine desulfurase, producing MLKLPIYLDNNATTPLDPRVLEAMLPYMTNMFGNAASRNHAFGWQAEEAVDYAREQIASLINCSPKEIIFTSGATESDNLAIKGVFEMYASKGNHVITVTTEHKAVLDTCKHIEKLGGKVTYLQVNAEGLIDLKELEEAITDKTILISIMYANNEVGVIQPIREISAIAKKHGILFFTDGTQAVGKVPVDVEADGIDLMAFSAHKMYGPKGVGALYVRRKNPRVKVTAQMDGGGHERGMRSGTLNVPGIVGLGKACELARQEMESDTARISAMRDRLEKELLTIEESYVNGSREHRLPHVANISFKYVEGEGLMMGVKDLAVSSGSACTSASLEPSYVLKALGLSDDLAHSSLRFGLSRFTTDEEVDYAINHVKEAVSKLREMSPLWEMYKEGIDLNSIEWAEH from the coding sequence ATGTTAAAATTACCTATATATTTAGATAACAACGCCACAACTCCACTTGATCCCCGGGTGTTGGAAGCAATGTTACCTTACATGACCAACATGTTTGGCAATGCAGCATCCCGTAACCATGCATTCGGATGGCAGGCAGAAGAGGCAGTAGATTATGCGCGTGAGCAAATAGCATCACTTATCAATTGCTCTCCTAAAGAGATTATCTTCACTTCCGGTGCTACGGAGTCTGATAACCTGGCTATCAAAGGTGTATTTGAGATGTATGCATCTAAAGGTAACCATGTAATTACAGTTACCACAGAGCATAAAGCGGTACTGGATACCTGCAAGCATATCGAAAAACTTGGCGGTAAAGTTACTTACCTGCAGGTAAATGCAGAAGGCCTTATCGACCTGAAAGAACTGGAAGAAGCAATCACTGATAAGACGATTCTTATCTCTATCATGTATGCCAACAACGAGGTGGGCGTTATTCAGCCTATCCGCGAAATATCTGCCATTGCTAAAAAGCATGGTATCCTGTTCTTTACCGACGGCACACAGGCTGTAGGTAAGGTTCCGGTAGATGTAGAGGCTGATGGCATTGATTTAATGGCTTTCTCTGCGCATAAAATGTATGGTCCTAAAGGTGTAGGTGCTCTCTATGTGCGCCGTAAGAACCCACGTGTAAAGGTAACTGCTCAGATGGATGGTGGTGGCCATGAGCGTGGCATGCGTTCTGGTACCTTAAACGTACCTGGTATTGTTGGTTTAGGCAAAGCTTGCGAACTGGCAAGACAGGAAATGGAGTCTGATACTGCTCGTATCTCTGCTATGCGTGATCGTTTAGAGAAAGAGCTTCTTACAATTGAAGAGTCTTACGTGAACGGTTCGCGTGAGCATCGCTTACCCCACGTTGCCAATATCTCCTTCAAATATGTAGAAGGTGAAGGTTTGATGATGGGAGTGAAAGACCTGGCTGTTTCTTCAGGATCTGCCTGTACTTCAGCCTCTTTAGAACCTTCTTACGTATTAAAAGCGTTAGGTTTAAGTGACGACCTGGCTCACTCTTCGCTGCGTTTCGGTTTAAGCCGTTTCACAACCGACGAAGAAGTGGATTATGCTATCAACCACGTAAAAGAAGCGGTGTCTAAACTGCGTGAAATGTCTCCGCTTTGGGAAATGTACAAAGAAGGTATAGACCTGAACTCTATTGAGTGGGCAG